GACACACTCGGGACACAGCCAAGATGAGGAGCCCTGTGTCTAGGGTCCAGGCACCCTGAGCACACTCAGCAGCCTCCTCCTGAGCTCAAGCAGGGTGTTGATAGGGAGCTGGTCATAGTCTCCAAAGAATATGGGGACTAACAGgcctctacctctttctgttcAGGAGAAGCCACACCACTTCGCAGGTGTACTGCCCTCCCAACATTTTCTCTTCCCAGAATCCTAGCAAACTGTTCTCAAAGATGagtcctttgggggaaaaaagagaaaaacaaacatttttctggTAGCTTCTTCTCTTGACCAATGAACACAAACCTGCCTCTAGTCCAAGCTGTCTTTATGCCTGTGGTGGCTGGGTGGACAGGGATGGTTAATACAGACGTCTGCAAATCATCATGCCTCTTTCGCAGTGGTGGGTAGGAGGCCTGGGCCCCGATCTCTCCTCTGGGCCCCAAtgtcttcatcagtaaaatggttTAGAGCAAATGCTGTGGAGCGAGGTTGTGTAAATTCCATGCAGTCCGAGAGGTATATAGAGAGGCCTCTGCAAATCCCCTAGCAGAATGCCCCGGGGAGACCCATTCCTACCCAGACGCTGCAGTTGGGAGACACAgggaaatggggtggggggatatGTATTGTAGGCTATCAGGTGAGGATGTGGGTGTTTTAGACCTGGCTCTGTGACTATGCAAGAGGGAGGATGGGGTGCCGGGGAGCGggcaggggagggctgggggtTGGTTAAGGGATAACAGAAGGCACCCAAAGTCACATTTTCATATCGAGAACAAGGGTTCTTCCCTGGGGTGCACCCACCACAGACTGTGCCCGGTCATTCAAAGCCAAAGAAGTTGGGCTGAAAAAATATTACCACTTTCCTTCCAGTTGCGGCCTCCCCGGTTCTGAGCCAAGGCCGCAGACGATGGCTGTAGCAGCAGCACCAACAGGGAGCACGGAGCTTTTCCACTTCCCTTTACGGTCGCTGTAGTTATCTTGAAACATCGTTTTTGCTCATTTCTACTTCAGATCTGTAGTTTCTCAGGCTCCAAGCCTGATCCTGGTATTTGACGCGTTCATGCAGAACCCCGTGAATCGCAACATCACACACTTCAGTGTTTTCACAACGGTATTTCAACATCACTAGCTTCCTTTGTAATCCTGTGCGTTTCATTATATGCCCAGGAAAATATTGTTCTGAGACGTGATCCGAGGCACAGAAAATGGTGAGGAGCCACCTGCCCAGAGGGTCCTCGTTGACACTGGCCCAGAGCAAGAGCAGACAGTCAGCTCCTGCAGGAGGGAGCAGATGAGAATCCCACCAGGCACTGCCCCTGCTCCGAGAAAGCTCACGAGGACCTCTCACTGAGATCTTCAATTTGATTGAAAGGTGTTGGGCCTCTGCTGCCCAGAGTGGAAAAGGAGGAAGTCCTTTGCTTCTTACCTTAAATCACAGGAGGATTTGGGAGGATGAGGACAGAGCCCCAAGCTCACTATGGCATCAAGGGAGGGGGAGCATCCCAGCCTTCGTTCTTAGGGAGTCATTTCAACTGGATTTAAGGACACAAAAGCCAAGAGTGGGAAGAAGAGGCGTGAAGAGAATCCTCCCTCCTCCGTAGCCGGTTTTCCCACACCCTGGTGGAGAACAAGCGGTAGGTCACTGTGCCAGGCAAAAGTTGAGCCATTCCCCCTTTCAAAGAAGCCTCCAGGCTCGCAGGCAGTGGGGCAACTGTGCCCACCAGACTCTTCCTTGCAAGGACAgttcctctgtctctgctccccaTGAGCTGCCACCCCTAAGGCACCAGGCAAGCCCCGCTCTGGGTGACATGGGTGGCCAGGCCCCAGTGTAGACCCCAGTGGTCTCGGGAGAAGAGCTGCACCATTGTACAAGGACATCGTTTATTTCACAAAGGAGGAAATCCAGGACACAGATGCTGTTACTCAACTGTCCCCAGGCCCAGTTTAGCTTCCTCGTCTCTGTGAAGACCTTCCAAGCTTCCCCACCTGTCGCAGGACCAATCCCACCCTTGTTCACCAACGGGAAGGTGGGACACAGGACTCACTTGTCAGAGGTCCCCCAGGCCGACTCAGAGAGTAGCCGAGCCCAGATCCCCCAGGCAGCCTATAATTGGACTCGGTTCCTGTCACTCTGGACGTGTGCCCATCGGGTGAGGCCAGAATGCACAGACTCCCTCCCACTGCTTGGCAGCTTCACCTCCCTATGCAGAAACTTCCCGGGTTTGAGAGAATTATAGGGAAAGGGCTGTAATGACACATGGAAGTTTAATTCTGGGATGGGAGATGGGCTAGAGGACACTGAGGGGTGTTGGGGGAAAGGCCTGGGAGTCTGAAACCCCAGACATTTTCATGGGAGCCACTCAAAGATACAGGCCCGGGCCACCCGCCTTCTGCTTCCTGCTGGGTTCCCCCCGCCCTCAATACCATGCAGTCTGGTCAGGGCGGAGACATGAtcaccaggaccccaggacatCATCCATTCATGCACTCATTCTTCCATTCACAGAGATTTCTTCCAAGCAGGGGCTCACAgcgggcagtgggggaggggagcagaacCACACACCCTGTAAATGCTGTCCACAGGGggcttggggcagagggagggaaatacCCATTCTCAGGAGGAGGATTGTGGAGAACTGCTTCCTCCATGGAGGCCTGAGGCAAAGTCTTGAGGAATGAGGAGGCTTTTCCTAAGTGAGGAGGGGGATGAAGGGCCTCCTTAGACCTGGAGGGCTCTGAAAAGAAGCTCCAGGCCCACCTGGAGAGTCCTGGGACTTGTGCTCTGGGCTGCACTGGGCAAAGAGAGCTCTGTGTGTGATGACTCTCAGGAGGAAATGGGGTCCCGTGGATAGGTACACTTGGGAAATTCTGCATTAAACAATGTcgaacaaaaaaaaacaaaaacaaaaaaacaatgtcGAACAGACCTCTTTATGGCAGGACTTGTCAAAATCTTTAACTTATTCATGTGCAGAGTAAGCCTTGTGGTGTATCCCAGGACCAGCATTCTGGTAGACTATGCTGGGATCAGGAACATGGAGGTAGTGGGGGTGTATGACATTAGATCAGAGGCAAGGGGCTTTGAGTGCCAGGCCAGCGAGACTGGACTTTTTTCATGGAACCAGTGAGGAATCTCAGAAGGCTGAAGGATTTCACTGAGGGATTTGGACTCGGCTTGGGCAAATTGGTAACCAGCAAGGACAGGGCTATGGTAGGACATGGCTGGCCCCTCCCTCCTTGACAACAGGATCACTTGGTGGGAGAGGAAGCAGGATCCATGGACATAGGCAGCAAAGGAGCTCAGTGAGGCAGGATAGAAGGCACGGAAGGCTGGGCCACCGCTGAATCCAAGTTGGTCAAGGCTGCTAGGTTCAAATCTGGCTTCCACCACTTTTTAACTGTGGGTATCTGACCCCATCTTCCTGGGGCCCCCTTAAGCTTTTCTAAAAAATAGACATTCTTTTTTAGAGCAATTTCAGGTTTGTGCCAAAGGACAGAAGGTTCCATATGCTCCCTCCCCAACACagctcccacccccagcctcatAGTTCCCCCCATTGACATGTTACAAGTGCTGAACTGatactgatacattattattaactaaagcctGTGGTTAACTAGCGCATAATGTCATGTAGCCACCATTAAGGTGTCACACAGCATAGTTTCACTGCCCTCAGAGTGCCCCATGTGAGCCTCAGTTCTAACATCTGTAAAACGTGTGAAGCCCATGTGGGCCCCTCAGACTTCCGTCGTCAGCTGCTGATTTTGGCCTCCTGGCAAATGGGACTGACATCAGccaaatgtttttctaaatatgGTCCGATATCCATCAGAGTCCCTGGGCTTGGGTGAGCGGGTCTTCATTCAAATGTTCTCAGGCCTCGCCCGCATATCCtgctaaatcagaatctctggggtagtgcccaggaacctgcattttTGAGCCAGGCCCCCAGTGCCCAGGGCTGGAACAACGGCCCGGGGAGAGTCGGGGGCAGGTTCCTGGCTCCTTCCCTGTACCTGGGAATTGGTTCTACTGAAGCTTTTTGAATGCAAACAGACAAATCCTAGCCCTTGTCAGGTTAAAGCCCAGGAGAGACATGCCATTCCTGAGAGGAGGGAGGAGTAGAGCCATTTTTCCGTAAAGCCTGGAAAAAGCCCATTTCTGCCTTCCGCAGCTCCCAGCCCACAAGCCTGCTATTGTTTCGTATCCTGATTGCTTATCACTCACCCAAAATACCCTGCGTGTAACGTCTCACCAGCTGCAGCTCTCTCTGCAATTCCCTTAATTTAGCAGCCAAACACGTTTGGTTCTGCAacagagcccagggccccggAAGGGGCCCCTCCCTCGTGGCCATCTGTAGGGGGTTAAATGGTGTCCTCCCCAAATTTGTGTCtgcccagaacctcagaatgtgacctcatttgaaaatagggtctttgcgGATGTAATGAGTAAGGACTGAGATGAGGTCATACAGGATGCGACGAGCCCTAAATTCAATCTCTGGTGTTCCTATAAGGACAGGCGAGGACGGACAGAGCTGCACGGAGGCCAGAGGGCCATGGGGAGCCAGCGACCAGCCCAGGCACACCAAAGGGGCCAGGGGCCACCAGAAGCTACACAGAAGCCAGGAAGGATTCTGCTCTAGAACCTTCAGAGGGAACACGGATGGCCCTGCCGATGCTTTGATTTCGGACATCTGACTTTCGGGACTGTGGGAGAACACAGTTCTGTTGTTTCAAGTCATCTGGTTTGTGGTGATTTGTCGCAGCAGCCTTAACAAACCAATCTGCCATCAGTGCACAGACCCCTGGCCCGGCTCGGCCCACCCCTCAGTCCCGCTATGGCCTTTGCCAAAGGAAGGACCCCACACGTGGGCAAGTCTCCAGATGTTTTAATGTGGCTTGTTGCGATCAGTTACTTTCTCCTAACCAACATCTCTGAATTCTGCAGCTACGAGGCCTGTTTCCTGCCCCAGGACAAAGCCCCTCTCTCCTCCGCCTGAAAGGCTATAATCCCAGAAGGACTGGGCCTGTCGTCGTCGTGACAAGCAGATCTCACCCTGGGGACAGTGTATCTGGCAGGGGGTGCCTCGAGGGGGTCCCTGGGCTCAGCCAGGGGTCTGGCTAGATAGATCACTGCAGCTTCATGCCGCTCCGGCGCCGTGAGTCCTTCCGGGCAATGGGGCTGAAGTTCACGATCTCCTTGTAGATGTGCTCTGCAAAACACAGGCTGGCTCGAGGCGGGTAGGGGCTGCGGAGCGCGGAGCGGAGCGCGGAAGACGCCTCCCTCCCCCATGGAAAGCGGAGCAGAAGTCGGCgcagggagagagaaatgcaCGCAGGAGACAGTGTCTGCTCCAAGAGGAGCTCCGGGAGGGCAGCGGGCAGGCTGAGGGCGGGCTCAGGAGCAGGGGGAGCAAAGGAGGGAGGCCCACCCAGGCCTCCAGCTCTTACGCTTCCATTCATCCACCGTGAGTTTCTCATGTTCTAAGGAATCATTAAAGGGCTGCGaggcctctgtctcctcctcaggGTCTCGGAAGGGTTCAAAGAAAGGGTGGGCGAGGGCCTGCGAGGCCGTCAGGCGCTTGTCCACGTCCAGCTCCAGCATCTTCTCCAGCAGGTCTGTAGCTGCAGCGACAGAGAGCACCTCACATCCCAGGCCTGGGAGAGCCGCCCGCGGGGACGAGGGCAGGTGCCCGGAGGGGCAGCCCCAGGACTCACCCTGGGGGCTGGCGCACGGGAAGAGCTGAGAAAAATCCTTCTTGGGGCTCTGTGGCAGGGCCTGGATATAGGATTTGGCCTGGAAGACAGAAGAGTTGTGAGTGATCCCCAACTGTCAGCCCCTCAGGCCTCAGGCTTCGGGGTATAGGGCAGGGACTCCAGAAAAGCCCCAGAGCTGGGCTGATGGCTCCGGTCAAAGTCCAAAATGGGATGAAGGCCAGAGCACCTGCCAGGGCAAAAAGGAGAGGATAAGTAAACCCTCCCTCCCAAAGGCCCAGAGCCCGCGTGACCCCTGGTTAGCCAAGTGCACAGCCGAGGCTGGTCTAGACCCATCTGCCACTCACTGCTTTGTCGTTCAACTTCTGCACAAATTCTGCACCCGGGACCCCGGTCACTTTGAGGATCTGGGACAGCTGGTCCAGGTCTTGGCAGCAGGTTAAGGCTCGGCCTCATTCTCTGCTGGTGGATCGGGGCTGCCCTTCGTGGCGCCCTTCCATCACTCCCACCCAGGCACTGGGGCAACCATCCAGGCACCAGACGTGCTCCCAGGAGGGGGTGCAGGTCTCTGGGAGGCTTCCCACCTGCCAGGCTGGGTTAGGGTCCTTCCCCACAGATGCTCCCGGACAGGCCGCCTTCCCAGCTCCCATCCCAGCTGGCCTCCATCTCTTtgtcacctccccccccccacaggcCAAGGTGGGCAGCGCAGATCCCACATATTCCCCTCAAAGCCCACACAGCACACACGGCCGCTCAATTAGTCCATGTGGTGCCAAAATGTGAAGTATTTTCTACATGGTGGTAGAATGGCAGGTGACTGCTTTCCAGCAGTTCCCTTATCTGCATTTTCAAATTGTTCTAcagtgaggggcgcctgggcggctcagtcatttgactgtctgactcttggtctcagctcaggtctcatcCCGGGGTcgtaagttcaagcctcacattgggctccatgctgggcgtggagcctacttaaaaaaaaaaaaaaaagtaatcaaatcaaataaataaataaaattgttctaCAGCGAGCGTGTATCACTGTATCATTACAGTGTATGTACAGTGTCTGTAATGTATGTATGTAAAGTGTATCACTTTCCcattaacaaagaaaacaaaagagcgAGATTTAATAAGGTGTCCGTTGAAGGAGTGAATCCCCAGATAGAGTCTGGCTTTTCCAGCAAAGGATACAATCTTTCCCCTTGAACAGAGTTTTCCCTGTCAGCATCTCTGCCATGATGCAGCCCACAGACCAGATGTCCactgcagagggaggggaggaagcatCACCTGGACCAGCTGACCCCGCAGGCAGTCAGCCCAGAGGAACCACAATGGCCTTTGAGGGGCTGTCAGGGAAGGCCCCTGGCCCTCCCTGGGTGGCTGGCCACTGACCAGTCTGGTTGTAGTGCATCCAGCTGAGGATCACCTCGGGGGCCCGGTACCAGCGGGTCACCACATAGCCGGTCATTTCAGCATCCGCATGCCGGGCCAGCCCAAAATCCAAGATCTGTGACTcaggggacacagggagagagttGCTGCGGACAGGAGCAGCTTCTGGGGGCTTCCAGGGGATGGGGGCCCACCCTGTGCCCAGGCTGACCCTTCCCGCGCCCACTCACCTTCAGCTCGCAGTCCTCGTTCACGGCCAGGTTGCCCGGCTTCAGGTCCTAgatgagggagagagtgagcactgGGCTGAGAGGCTGAGATGGGAGCTtgtccccctcctctctctgggtgtcAGTCTCCTCGTGTGTAAAATGAGGGCTGGACCGGGTGTCCTGTTGGGCCTGTCCAGCTCTAAAATATCCTTGATTCTTGGAGCTGAAACACCTAGCTCAAGGCTCGCTTTGTTTGTAGCATCCAGAAAGTTCCCCAGAACACAGCATTCTTCTGAGCAGGGCCTTTCTGGGCCAAGGCTGGGTCTGAAAAATCCATATTCCAGGCTCCAGAGGATTTTTGCCTCCtactcctttcctccttcctgactGTGGAGAATCCCTTCAGGGTGGAGGAGCCTCGGAGGACCACAGCAGACAAAGCACTCACCCTGTGGACGACCCCAGCTGAGTGGAtgtactgagagagagagagagagagagagagagagagatgagtccAGCGGCCAGCTTTG
The Canis aureus isolate CA01 chromosome 7, VMU_Caureus_v.1.0, whole genome shotgun sequence genome window above contains:
- the MAPK13 gene encoding mitogen-activated protein kinase 13, with translation MSFTRKKGFYRQDVNKTAWELPKTYVSPTHVGSGAYGAVCCAIDKRSGEKVAIKKLSRPFQSEIFAKRAYRELQLLKHMQHENVIGLLDVFTPASSLRSFHDFYLVMPFMQTDLQKIMGMEFSEDKIQYLVYQMLKGLKYIHSAGVVHRDLKPGNLAVNEDCELKILDFGLARHADAEMTGYVVTRWYRAPEVILSWMHYNQTVDIWSVGCIMAEMLTGKTLFKGKDYLDQLSQILKVTGVPGAEFVQKLNDKAAKSYIQALPQSPKKDFSQLFPCASPQATDLLEKMLELDVDKRLTASQALAHPFFEPFRDPEEETEASQPFNDSLEHEKLTVDEWKQHIYKEIVNFSPIARKDSRRRSGMKLQ